One Deltaproteobacteria bacterium DNA segment encodes these proteins:
- the carB gene encoding carbamoyl-phosphate synthase large subunit, with translation MPRRDDLHTILVIGSGPIVIGQACEFDYSGTQACKALKEEGYRVVLVNSNPATIMTDPETADRTYIEPMTVESVEKIIAKEKPDALLPTIGGQTALNLAVALAKAGVLERHGVKLIGANLAAIHKAEDRDLFRAAMKKIGLELPASGVATTLDEARAIVKRTGIPAIIRPSFTLGGTGGGIAYSEDEFDTMVSWALAQSPVTQCLVEQSVLGWKEYELEVMRDTADNVVIICSIENFDPMGVHTGDSITVAPAQTLTDREYQVMRDAAIAIIREIGVDTGGSNIQFGVNPENGAIVVIEMNPRVSRSSALASKATGFPIAKIAAKLAVGYTLDELRNDITRETPASFEPTIDYVVTKIPRFTFEKFPSADNLLTTQMKSVGEVMAIGRTFKESFQKALRSLEIGHAGLESPALPPGEAGEKALWNMIDRPRPGRPWAIAEAFRRGHSLDEIFARCKIDPWFLDNLKEIVDTERALQAAAPNDRAAWLRPAKQMGFSDARLGALWGMREDAVRALRKQSGVVPVYKRVDTCGAEFEAHTPYLYSTYEDECEARPTNAKKIMILGGGPNRIGQGIEFDYCCVHAAFALSDAGFETIMVNCNPETVSTDYDTSDRLYFEPLTLEDVLAIVDKEQPFGVIVTFGGQTPLKLAVALEKAGVPILGTPPDAIDRAEDRERFDLVLDKLELKRPPSGIARSFEEARAVAERIGYPVLVRPSYVLGGRAMEIVHDTESLARYMQYAVKASPEHPVLVDRFLADATEVDVDALADGKRVVIGGVMEHIEEAGVHSGDSACSIPPYSLSKTVVDEIVESTKKLARELGVVGLVNVQYAVKGSDVYVLEVNPRASRTVPFVAKAIGRPLAKLAALVMSGKTLEELGFTEEIWPKHYSVKEAVFPFVKFPGVDTVLGPEMKSTGEVMGIDSDFGRAYAKAQIEANNPIPTAGTLLVSVRSADRARVGEAVQEFVDAGFKVLATDGTARVLEAIGISCEVVPKVGQGAPSVVDRIERGDVHLVFNTVESVPSAVRDSFSIRRAALNRGIPYFTTLAGLRAAAGAIRALRKGSIGVKPLQEVHGLK, from the coding sequence GTGCCGCGCCGCGACGACCTCCACACGATTCTCGTGATCGGCTCCGGGCCGATCGTGATCGGCCAAGCCTGCGAGTTCGACTACTCGGGCACCCAAGCGTGCAAAGCCCTGAAGGAAGAGGGCTACCGCGTCGTGCTCGTGAACTCGAATCCGGCGACGATCATGACCGACCCCGAGACGGCGGATCGCACGTACATCGAGCCCATGACGGTCGAGTCGGTCGAAAAGATCATCGCGAAGGAGAAGCCCGACGCGCTGCTCCCGACGATCGGTGGGCAGACCGCGCTGAATCTCGCGGTGGCGCTCGCGAAGGCGGGCGTGCTCGAGCGCCACGGCGTGAAGCTGATCGGTGCGAACCTCGCCGCGATCCACAAAGCCGAAGACCGCGACCTCTTCCGCGCGGCGATGAAGAAGATCGGCCTCGAGCTGCCTGCTTCCGGCGTCGCGACCACGCTCGACGAGGCGCGCGCGATCGTGAAGCGCACGGGGATCCCCGCGATCATTCGGCCGAGCTTCACGCTCGGCGGCACCGGCGGCGGCATCGCGTACAGCGAGGACGAGTTCGACACCATGGTGTCGTGGGCGCTCGCGCAGTCGCCCGTGACGCAGTGCCTCGTCGAGCAGAGCGTGCTCGGCTGGAAGGAGTACGAGCTCGAGGTGATGCGCGACACGGCGGACAACGTCGTGATCATCTGCTCGATCGAGAACTTCGATCCGATGGGCGTGCACACCGGCGACTCGATCACCGTCGCGCCCGCGCAGACTCTCACCGATCGCGAGTACCAAGTGATGCGCGACGCCGCGATCGCGATCATTCGCGAGATCGGCGTCGACACCGGCGGCTCGAACATCCAGTTCGGCGTCAATCCCGAGAACGGCGCAATCGTCGTGATCGAGATGAATCCGCGCGTGTCGCGCTCTTCTGCGCTCGCGTCGAAGGCGACGGGTTTCCCGATCGCGAAGATCGCCGCGAAGCTGGCGGTGGGGTACACGCTCGACGAGCTGCGCAACGACATCACGCGCGAGACGCCCGCGAGCTTCGAGCCGACGATCGACTACGTCGTGACGAAGATCCCGCGCTTCACGTTCGAGAAGTTCCCGAGCGCGGACAACTTGCTCACGACGCAGATGAAGAGCGTCGGCGAAGTGATGGCGATCGGGCGCACGTTCAAGGAGAGCTTCCAGAAGGCGCTGCGCAGCCTCGAGATCGGGCACGCGGGGCTCGAATCGCCCGCGCTGCCGCCCGGCGAAGCGGGCGAGAAGGCGCTCTGGAACATGATCGATCGCCCGAGGCCCGGCCGGCCGTGGGCGATCGCGGAAGCGTTCCGGCGCGGCCACTCGCTCGACGAGATCTTCGCGCGCTGCAAGATCGATCCGTGGTTCCTCGACAACCTGAAGGAGATCGTCGACACCGAGCGCGCGCTTCAGGCGGCGGCTCCGAATGACCGCGCCGCGTGGCTGCGGCCCGCGAAGCAGATGGGCTTCAGCGACGCGCGGCTCGGCGCGCTGTGGGGCATGCGCGAGGACGCGGTGCGCGCGCTGCGCAAGCAATCCGGCGTCGTGCCCGTGTACAAGCGCGTCGACACCTGCGGTGCCGAGTTCGAGGCGCACACGCCCTACCTCTATTCGACGTACGAGGACGAGTGCGAGGCGCGCCCGACGAACGCGAAGAAGATCATGATTCTCGGCGGTGGCCCGAATCGCATCGGCCAAGGCATCGAGTTCGACTACTGCTGCGTGCACGCGGCCTTCGCACTGAGCGACGCCGGCTTCGAGACGATCATGGTCAACTGCAACCCCGAGACCGTCTCGACCGACTACGACACGAGCGACCGCCTCTACTTCGAGCCGCTCACGCTCGAAGACGTGCTCGCGATCGTCGACAAGGAGCAGCCGTTCGGCGTGATCGTGACGTTCGGCGGGCAGACGCCGCTGAAGCTCGCCGTCGCGCTCGAGAAGGCGGGCGTGCCGATTCTCGGGACGCCGCCCGACGCGATCGACCGCGCCGAAGACCGCGAGCGCTTCGACCTCGTGCTCGACAAGCTCGAGCTGAAGCGTCCCCCCTCCGGCATCGCGCGCAGCTTCGAGGAAGCCCGCGCCGTGGCCGAGCGCATCGGATACCCCGTGCTCGTTAGGCCGAGCTACGTGCTCGGTGGGCGCGCGATGGAGATCGTGCACGATACGGAGAGCCTCGCGCGCTACATGCAGTACGCGGTGAAGGCCTCGCCCGAGCACCCCGTGCTCGTGGACCGCTTCCTCGCGGACGCCACCGAGGTCGACGTCGACGCGCTCGCGGACGGGAAGCGGGTCGTGATCGGCGGCGTGATGGAGCACATCGAGGAAGCGGGGGTTCACTCGGGCGACAGCGCGTGCTCGATTCCGCCGTACTCGCTCTCGAAGACGGTGGTGGACGAGATCGTCGAGTCCACGAAGAAGCTCGCGCGCGAGCTCGGCGTCGTCGGCCTCGTGAACGTGCAGTACGCCGTGAAGGGCAGCGACGTGTACGTGCTCGAGGTGAATCCGCGCGCGTCGCGCACGGTGCCGTTCGTGGCGAAAGCGATCGGGCGACCCCTCGCGAAGCTCGCTGCGCTCGTGATGTCGGGGAAGACGCTCGAGGAGTTGGGGTTCACCGAGGAGATCTGGCCGAAGCACTACTCGGTGAAGGAGGCGGTGTTCCCGTTCGTGAAGTTCCCCGGCGTCGACACGGTGCTCGGCCCCGAGATGAAGAGCACCGGCGAAGTGATGGGCATCGACTCCGACTTTGGGCGCGCCTATGCGAAGGCGCAGATCGAGGCGAACAACCCGATCCCGACCGCGGGCACGCTGCTCGTGTCCGTGCGCAGCGCCGACCGCGCGCGCGTGGGCGAGGCGGTGCAGGAGTTCGTCGACGCGGGCTTCAAGGTGCTCGCGACGGACGGCACCGCGCGCGTGCTCGAAGCGATCGGCATCAGCTGTGAGGTGGTGCCGAAGGTGGGGCAGGGCGCGCCGAGCGTGGTCGACCGCATCGAGCGCGGCGACGTGCACCTCGTCTTCAACACGGTCGAGTCCGTGCCGAGCGCCGTGCGCGACTCCTTCTCGATCCGCCGCGCCGCGCTGAACCGCGGCATCCCGTACTTCACGACGCTCGCCGGTCTGCGTGCCGCGGCGGGCGCGATTCGCGCGCTGCGCAAGGGCTCGATCGGCGTGAAGCCGCTGCAGGAGGTGCACGGGCTGAAGTAG
- a CDS encoding dihydroorotase — MSRVLIQGGRVIDPASGRDEVADVLLANGVVEAVGAKLAANGADVVDARGCWVTPGFIDLHTHLREPGQEYKEDIASGGRSAAAGGFTTIACMANTNPVNDDPSVTDYILDRARQDCPVKVLPVAAATKGLAGEVMTEMVALAKSGAVAFSDDGKTIMDSGMQRRVLEYSKLTGKPVMVHAEDRCLVKDGVVNEGPVSTKLGLPGNPAIAETVHVARDIQLAELTGAHLHVAHVSTAGAVALIRDAKNRGVHVTAEVSPHHLTLTDEATLGFSTNTKMAPPLRSAADVAACVAGLADGTLDAIATDHAPHAVHEKDVEFTAAPPGILGFETALSVVLALVRNNSVTAQQLVASLTVNPARVLGLAQGRLEAGAPGDVVVIDPEKKWIYDPAKGFSKSRNSPWAGQEMHGRVTHTLVNGRLVYHADRGVLVP; from the coding sequence ATGTCCCGAGTTCTGATCCAAGGCGGGCGCGTGATCGATCCCGCGAGCGGACGCGACGAGGTCGCGGACGTGCTGCTCGCGAACGGCGTGGTCGAAGCGGTCGGCGCAAAGCTCGCGGCGAACGGCGCCGACGTGGTCGACGCGCGCGGCTGCTGGGTGACGCCGGGCTTCATCGACTTGCACACGCACCTGCGCGAGCCGGGTCAGGAGTACAAGGAAGACATCGCGTCGGGCGGGCGCTCCGCGGCTGCGGGCGGCTTCACCACGATCGCCTGCATGGCGAACACGAACCCGGTGAACGACGACCCCTCGGTCACGGACTACATCCTCGACCGCGCGCGGCAGGACTGCCCCGTGAAGGTGCTGCCGGTCGCGGCGGCGACGAAGGGGCTCGCGGGCGAGGTGATGACCGAGATGGTCGCGCTCGCGAAGTCGGGCGCCGTCGCATTCAGTGACGACGGCAAGACGATCATGGACAGCGGCATGCAGCGCCGCGTGCTCGAGTACTCGAAGCTGACGGGCAAGCCGGTGATGGTGCACGCCGAGGACCGCTGCCTCGTGAAGGATGGCGTCGTCAACGAGGGTCCGGTGTCGACGAAGCTCGGCCTGCCGGGCAATCCCGCGATCGCCGAGACGGTGCACGTCGCGCGCGACATCCAGCTCGCGGAGCTGACCGGCGCGCACCTTCACGTCGCGCACGTCTCGACCGCGGGCGCCGTCGCGCTGATTCGCGACGCGAAGAACCGCGGCGTGCACGTCACCGCGGAGGTCTCGCCGCATCACCTCACGCTGACCGACGAGGCGACGCTCGGCTTCAGCACGAACACGAAGATGGCGCCGCCACTGCGCAGCGCGGCGGACGTCGCCGCCTGCGTCGCGGGCCTCGCGGACGGCACGCTCGACGCGATCGCAACGGATCACGCGCCGCACGCGGTGCACGAGAAGGACGTGGAGTTCACCGCGGCGCCGCCGGGCATCCTCGGCTTCGAGACCGCGCTGTCCGTCGTGCTCGCGCTGGTTCGTAACAACTCGGTGACCGCGCAACAGCTGGTCGCCTCGCTCACCGTGAACCCCGCGCGCGTGCTCGGGCTCGCGCAGGGGCGGCTCGAAGCGGGCGCACCGGGCGACGTGGTGGTGATCGACCCCGAGAAGAAATGGATCTACGACCCGGCGAAGGGATTCTCGAAGAGCCGCAACTCGCCGTGGGCCGGGCAGGAGATGCACGGCCGCGTCACGCACACGCTCGTGAACGGGCGGCTCGTCTATCACGCTGACCGAGGAGTGCTGGTTCCGTGA
- a CDS encoding aspartate carbamoyltransferase catalytic subunit codes for MGRGLLSIEDLDRDDIEKILDTAMKMKEVGERDVKKVPTLRGRTIINLFFEPSTRTRTSFEIAGKRLSADVVNFSPSSSSLTKSESILDTAKTLDAMDPDAVVIRHKVSGVPKRIADELDAPVINAGDGAHEHPTQALLDMMTVLEEKGRLDGLTVTIIGDIAHSRVARSNIYGFRKMGAEVRVAGPPTMMPAHVESLGVKAYSSLREALDGTDVVMALRIQTERLTGAAFPTVREYSSTFGLDRQKLRFAKDDAIVMHPGPVNRGVELSHDLADRRPSVILDQVRNGVALRMAVLYLLAGRRKQAA; via the coding sequence ATGGGGCGCGGTCTGCTCAGCATCGAAGACCTCGATCGCGACGACATCGAGAAGATTCTCGATACGGCGATGAAGATGAAGGAGGTCGGCGAGCGGGACGTGAAGAAAGTCCCGACGCTGCGCGGGCGCACGATCATCAACCTGTTCTTCGAGCCGTCGACGCGCACGCGCACGAGCTTCGAGATCGCGGGCAAGCGCCTCAGCGCAGACGTCGTGAACTTCTCGCCCTCGTCGTCGAGCCTCACCAAGAGCGAGAGCATTCTCGACACCGCGAAGACGCTCGACGCGATGGATCCCGACGCGGTGGTGATCCGGCACAAGGTGAGCGGCGTGCCCAAGCGCATCGCCGACGAGCTCGATGCGCCCGTGATCAACGCGGGCGACGGCGCGCACGAGCACCCGACGCAGGCGCTGCTGGACATGATGACCGTGCTCGAAGAGAAGGGGCGCCTCGACGGGCTCACCGTGACGATCATCGGCGACATCGCCCACTCGCGCGTCGCGCGCTCGAACATCTACGGCTTCCGCAAGATGGGCGCCGAGGTTCGCGTCGCGGGGCCGCCCACGATGATGCCGGCCCACGTGGAGTCGCTCGGCGTGAAGGCGTACTCGTCGCTGCGCGAGGCGCTCGACGGCACGGACGTGGTGATGGCGCTGCGCATCCAGACGGAACGCCTCACCGGCGCCGCGTTCCCGACCGTGCGCGAGTACTCGTCCACGTTCGGCCTCGATCGCCAGAAGCTCCGCTTCGCGAAGGACGACGCGATCGTGATGCACCCCGGCCCCGTGAACCGCGGCGTCGAGCTCTCGCACGATCTCGCCGATCGGCGGCCCAGCGTGATCCTCGACCAAGTGCGCAACGGCGTCGCGCTGCGCATGGCCGTGCTCTACCTGCTCGCCGGCCGGCGCAAGCAGGCCGCATGA
- the pyrR gene encoding bifunctional pyr operon transcriptional regulator/uracil phosphoribosyltransferase PyrR, whose amino-acid sequence MANDGSGQHARASTDAAPSESLLLDDAAIRRALMRIAHEIVEKNDDISRLYLVGIPNGGVPLAKQLLANLREIAGIDPLVGTLDTTLYRDDLVSSGARPRLRRTEMPSSVDERVVILVDDVASTGRTIRAAMDALLDFGRARSIQVAALVDRGHRELPIKIDYVGKNIPTQRGDRVQMRANGAALEVVLLRSASAARAGDAGGAA is encoded by the coding sequence ATGGCGAACGACGGCTCCGGACAGCACGCGCGCGCAAGCACGGACGCAGCGCCCTCCGAGTCGCTTCTCCTCGACGACGCCGCGATTCGCCGCGCGCTGATGCGCATCGCGCACGAGATCGTCGAGAAGAACGACGACATCTCGCGCCTCTACCTCGTCGGCATCCCGAACGGCGGCGTGCCGCTCGCGAAGCAGCTCCTCGCGAACCTGCGCGAGATCGCCGGGATCGACCCGCTGGTCGGCACGCTCGACACCACGCTCTATCGCGACGACCTCGTCTCGAGCGGGGCGCGCCCGCGCCTGCGGCGCACCGAGATGCCGAGCTCGGTGGACGAGCGCGTCGTGATCCTCGTCGACGACGTCGCGAGCACGGGCCGCACGATCCGCGCCGCGATGGACGCGCTGCTCGACTTCGGCCGCGCGCGCTCGATCCAAGTCGCAGCGCTCGTCGACCGCGGCCACAGGGAGCTGCCGATCAAGATCGACTACGTCGGCAAGAACATCCCCACGCAGCGCGGCGACCGCGTGCAGATGCGCGCGAACGGCGCCGCGCTCGAAGTGGTGTTGTTACGGAGCGCCAGCGCGGCGAGAGCCGGCGACGCGGGAGGAGCGGCCTGA
- the carA gene encoding glutamine-hydrolyzing carbamoyl-phosphate synthase small subunit, with protein MSKPASAPAPAALALADGTIYRGIAWGARATAAGEVCFNTSMMGYQEILTDPSYAGQIVTMTYTQIGSVGANPEDDEAARPFLRGFVVKEMFAKPSNFRSTETLPEFLARFGVPAISGIDTRALVRRIRDTGFQNGVISTDPEHQGAEELVERARKAPGLEATDLAYEVSTKRTYQWSEPGWRGVDGQLKRAARPEPTLKVVAYDFGVKRNILRRLVDQGFDVTVVPSRTPASEVRAMKPDAVFLSNGPGDPAAVQAIRENVRSLADDYPIFGICLGHQILGLALGGETKKLKFGHHGGNQPGKDLATGKVAICAENHGYAVDADSLRRAGEPVEITHINLNDDTVEGLAHQRRPLFSVQYHPEASPGPHDVDYFFSRFREMTLRHKRGERVSGAQIAKGN; from the coding sequence GTGAGCAAGCCCGCTTCCGCGCCTGCGCCCGCCGCGCTCGCGCTCGCCGACGGCACGATCTACCGCGGCATCGCCTGGGGCGCGCGCGCCACCGCCGCCGGCGAGGTGTGCTTCAACACCTCGATGATGGGTTATCAGGAAATCCTGACCGACCCGAGCTACGCCGGCCAGATCGTGACGATGACGTACACGCAGATCGGCAGCGTCGGCGCGAACCCCGAGGACGACGAAGCCGCGCGGCCGTTCCTGCGCGGGTTCGTGGTGAAGGAGATGTTCGCGAAGCCGAGCAACTTCCGGTCCACGGAGACGCTGCCGGAGTTTCTCGCGCGCTTCGGCGTGCCCGCGATCAGCGGCATCGACACCCGCGCGCTCGTGCGGCGCATCCGCGACACGGGCTTCCAGAACGGCGTGATCAGCACGGACCCCGAGCACCAGGGCGCGGAGGAGCTCGTCGAGCGCGCGCGCAAGGCGCCGGGGCTCGAGGCGACGGACCTCGCGTACGAGGTGAGCACGAAGCGCACTTATCAATGGAGCGAGCCGGGCTGGCGCGGCGTCGACGGCCAGCTGAAGCGGGCGGCGCGGCCGGAGCCGACGCTGAAGGTGGTCGCGTACGACTTCGGCGTGAAGCGCAACATCTTGCGCCGCCTCGTCGACCAGGGCTTCGACGTGACGGTGGTGCCTTCGCGAACCCCCGCTTCGGAAGTTCGCGCCATGAAGCCCGACGCAGTGTTCCTCTCGAACGGGCCCGGCGACCCAGCCGCAGTGCAGGCGATTCGCGAGAACGTGCGCTCGCTCGCAGACGACTACCCGATCTTCGGGATCTGCCTCGGGCACCAGATTCTCGGCCTCGCGCTCGGCGGCGAGACGAAGAAGCTGAAGTTCGGGCACCACGGCGGCAACCAGCCGGGCAAGGATCTCGCGACGGGCAAGGTCGCCATCTGCGCCGAGAACCACGGCTACGCGGTCGATGCCGACTCGCTGCGCCGCGCGGGCGAGCCCGTCGAGATCACGCACATCAACCTCAACGACGACACGGTCGAGGGCCTCGCGCATCAGCGCCGGCCGCTCTTCAGCGTGCAGTACCACCCGGAGGCGTCTCCGGGCCCGCACGACGTCGACTACTTCTTCTCGCGCTTCCGAGAGATGACGCTTCGCCACAAACGCGGCGAGAGAGTCAGCGGAGCGCAGATCGCCAAGGGGAATTAG